The Mus pahari chromosome 5, PAHARI_EIJ_v1.1, whole genome shotgun sequence genomic sequence TGTTAAGTTAGAAGGCTGAGGTGGAAGAAGCGTCTGTCTGACCCAAACCAGGCAGTCTCAGGCCTTAGGATACCAGGGTTTAGACACCAGAGCTCCGTGGGAGCGCGACTGCATCTTGGGATGAACATACATGAAAGGCCATGGCTATCTATCACCCTCCAAGTGTCAGCTCTATTAGTAGATGGCACCACTAACTGCCCTTTATCCTGTGCTTGCTCCCAAATAGGCACTGCACCATCCCCAGCATCTTCTAAAGGATGAACCGACAGGAAGTTGAGAAAACTGATCCTTCTGTCCCCTGGAAATGCCCAACCAGGCCTTAGGTACCAAACACAGAACCTAGTGCTTTGGAGTCACAGGTGGTGTCTGAACTACCATGGCTTTCATTCATTGTCGCTCCCAGGGTAGGATGGGAGGAAACTCACCAGGAGGAGGCTGCTCAGGAGGTTGATGCCTTCAGTATCCAACCTGCAAGGAGGAGGTGCTGGCATAGGCACAGCCAGGGGCAGGCTGGGGACCCCAGCCTCTGGGAAGGGGATCACAGTGAGCAAGGGGCCTGGCAAGGGACTACCTGGGGGCGTGGCTGAGGAGCGGCTGTGGTAGGTATCGGGGGAAGTTGTAGGCTCGAAACTCGGAGATGGACGTCACACCCGGCCACGACTCTTCTGTAGGTGTCCCTAGAGACGTGGGACCGGGTAAGAGGTATAAGTGAAGCACTGAGGCCGATATGGCGAGGGTGCAACATTGAAGAAGAAAGCATAGTCAAAGCTagcaacctccccaccccacctccgtGCTTCTGGTAGACAGAGTTCTAGCGCCCCCTAGTGGCGAGGTGGAGCGTACAGAAAGAAACTAACCCAGGAGTCGGAAGATGAGGTGCAACTCCTCCTTGACAGTAGAGCCCGGGAAGAGGGGCTTGCCGGTGGCCATCTCATAGAGGATGCAGCCCACGCCCCTGCAGAAGTAAGGGCAACAGTGAGGCCAGGAAGCGCAGGCACGCCTCCTAAGGGATGCAACGGAGCTTGAAAGGCTTGTAAAACCAACCGGACTCCCACTATGGACCCTCTGCGTGAGGCCTGAGTCCCCTTAACTGCTAGGCAGGAAGAGAGATTCAATACTCTCAGTCTCTGAGGAGCCTTGGGCTCGGCCAGACACCTGTGCTGGCTTTAAAGTTGAGTTGGTTTTCATTTTACACTAAATCgtacatttaaacaataaacTAGTATGCCCCCTTCCAAGATGTTCCAGGGGACAGACTCATCCATCTACCCTCCGGTAattcccacctccaccccctggGAAGCATCGCAGAAGTATAGCATTAGAGGCTCTATAAGCTTGGAGAACCTGATATATTTCAGACTTCATTTGCTAACAGCAGTACATCGGGGAGACATGAAGCCTTAGGGTGCAGACGGCCTGGTTCACCCCCATCTGCAACGCACTCACCACATGTCAATGGGGGTGGAGTACTCCGTGGATCCCAGCAGCACATCTGGGGGCCTGTACCAGAGGGTCACCACCTCATTGGAATAGGTCTTTGTAGGCACTGATTTGGCCCGGGCCAGGCCTAGGAACAGACATGTTACTAAACCTCTGCTAAAGGGTCCTGAAGGGTCACATACTCAGACATCCCCCGGAATCCCTGCACGCCGAGGAGGCTGGGCAGCCCAGGGGTCAGACCCACCTGCCAACCCTTACCCTGACCCTGGCATCATCAACCTCACCAAAGTCAGCCAGCTTCAGCTCGCCCCTCTCGTTGATGAGTAGGTTCTGGGGCTTCAGATCCCGGTGCAGGATCTTGCGGTGGTGGCAGTAGGCCAGACCCCGGAGCAGCTGGAACATGAAAATCTGCCAgcgagaggaaggaggaggagcttAGTGGTGGACTAGGTCCCACGTGGGAGACCCTACGCCTCTATCTCAGGCTGGAGAGGAACGGGGACCAGAACAAATCTCTAGGAAGGCTCCCTGATTCTGTCGCCTACCCTGTAGGCCACCCGAGGACctgtagactccagagaatcacaTATGGGGGCAGAGttcagggatggagaggaggCCATGAGTGAGAAGAGGCCGGAGCAGTCCCTAAGACACGAGGTGGGAGAGCATCCCAAAGGTGGGGGATGTATGTGCTTGGTCTTTAGTCACCAGAACTggccacccacccctccccccagcttctcAGAAGCCTCTTTTCCCTCTGGCAAGTAAACTCATGCTTGCTATTCAGTTAGAGAGGGATCTGTATCCACACAGACGGAAGAGGACCGTAAGTCTGTGTTCTTGGCTGGGGtgctcaggctggcttctagACGGAGCCTTTGCCCCTCCCTGCATTTGAGGCTCCCGAGTGACAAGGGGATCGTCCCAAACTGGGCTCTGTGGCAGATGGCTGCCGGGGGAGGGTCTCCGCAGGCAGGCCCCTCACCTTGACATTGTGCATGTTCATGAGGTTCCCACAGTGATCTAGGTATTGTTTCAGGTCACTGTCCTGGAACAGACAGACAGGTTCAGGCCTGTCCTCTGCCAGGCTCAGGCTGAAGGGAAGCCCTGTCCTGTCTGGACCCACGCCTGCCCGTGGCACAGTGCCCTGGCTCTGAACCCTTGGCCCGCTTCCGCATGAGAACTTAATTGGCAAACAAAGGCTTGGGTCCTCCCCTCGGCccatccctcccactccctcactccctctctcccccaccctgcttcacCCACCCGCAGGGGTGAGCCCCAGTCCAGCTCACCAGGTACTCAAACACCAGGGTGAGGGACCGATCTGTGTGAATGAGGTCATGCAGGGTCACAATATTGGCGTGTTTCAGGTCCTTCAGCAGAGACACTGGGGGAGACAGGACCACTTGGGTCCCCAGGCCCACCAGTCCCTCCCACTATCCCTTCCTGGGGCCAGCAATGGCCCTCCACCCAGGCTCCCACCAGGAGCAGGTTGCTGAGCCCCTCATCCCAGAGGCTCAGGGTGCAGACCCAGACATTGTACCCTCTCGAATAGCAGTGCAGGGTGCCCCTTCCTCATGCTCCAGCCTGATCTCCTTCAGGGCCACGAGGTTCTCTGTCAGCTTGCTGCGTCCCTTGAAGACAGTGGCATAGGTGCCCTGCGACAGGGGATCCCTGGTCAGCCCCAGGTCATCCTGCTCACactctccctcccagccccaccccttaTATTTCTGCTTGGGCTAGGATTCAAGCTGGGTGCTCTCTATTCAGATTCTGTTTGCTCCAATGTCTGCTTTCTCTTGAAGTCCCCCTATCGAGTCCCCAGCTAGAACGGACTGCGTTTGTCCCTCTGTTCCCATGCCGCCGCCGCCTATCTCTTAGCATAACTCTGCCTTGCTCTGAGATTATGGTGATGTAGCCTTTGAGAGACAGACCACTCTTCCGTCTCATAAACCTATCCCCACTCCAGGCCACAAAGCCTGACACAGGACGCCAAAGCACTTTAATGACAGTGTCCTTGATGTGTACGCCAGACACTAAGAACTGTacacaaagccgggcgtggtggcgcacgccttgaatcccagcactcgggaggcagaggcaggcggatttctgagtttgaggccagcctggtctacaaagtgagttccaggacaaccagggctatacagagaaaccctgtctcgagaaaacaacaacaacaacaaaaaacacaaacaaacaaacaaaaagaactgtacacaAGCTTCTTCTGGTACCCCTCTGTACCCCCAACAGTAGTTACTTTCATCCTTTGACAGAGAATGAAACTGAGGcatgaagggagagagagcatgGGACATGCTAAGGTCATGGAGCTGGCAAGTGGAAGACATAGGACTCAAATCCAAACCATAGCTACTTGAAAGGGGGGGGGAAAGACTAGATCCTGCGCAGAGACCTCTGTCCTCTGGAGCAGGGCATGGGGCATATAACAGCAGCTCTGGAAGCTAGGCCAGGCTGCTCGGGCAGGTTAGTGTGACTCCGTGAGCCAGGAGCcaatgggggcggggggggtgtgCAGGACAGAGTCAAAACCATCCTACCTGCTGCCCAGAGAGAGCAATGTCGGTCTCTTACCTCCCCCAGTTTGTCCAGTTTCACGTATGTTTCCAGTTTCCCAAAACCAATATCTGACTGGGAAGGAGACACAGGAAGACTGTGAGATTCAAAGGCTCAGCAGACCTTCCAGCGGCTCTTTAGACCTTGTTCCCACCAGTGAACTTGTGGGCGCACACAGTGGCTATTCCGGGAGTGACCATGCTTATGTCCATGATGGGGAGGCCAGGGAGAACCTTGAACCACATCTCTGCATAGTGAAACACAGCTCGAACCCTATCCAGATactcctggtttggtttggtttgtttgagacagtcttacagCATACCCTAGGCTGGCCGGGAATTACGTAGCTCAGGTAAGCCTTGAATTCTTAACACTCCTGCAACAGCCTCCCACGGAATGCTGGGAGTACAGACATGAGTCCCAACACTGATTTATTCGTTTTAACCGGGTAGACCCTGGGGCTCCCAGGGAATTTGGGGGCTACTTGGCTCCATGCATTGCCTTAGAAAGACCTCTTATTAAAACCCTCAGGGGGCCAGCAGGTGGCGCCAGAGGCATAGGAATCTTTCTGGAAACCACCGTAGGCTTCAGCTGTAATGAAGAAGGCCACACTGGTGTCTCACACCCTTGGACTCACCAGGGAGGCACGGCGGGACATGCGGGTGAGAGGTTTGGGCAGCCCTGGGTTCTCCAGCTGTAGCTTCTGCAGGAATTCCTGGGGTAGGCGGATGTCCATGGGCAGAGAGAGCCTCTTGTTGAGGTCCTAAGGTGGCAGATGGGATGGGAACATCATGTTGGCCCCAGAAGGCCCTTGCCTCTCATTCTGGATCTATCTGTCCACATAGGGAAGGCTTAGCCACAGGCCGTGACCTCAGGCTCACAGCTACCCGAGGGGCGTACATTTGTGAACCTGCAAGGGGTTACTGTGTGATCTTTAGAAGGTTCCTTCCCCTCTCGGGGCCACCGTAGACCATAAATAAATCTCATGCCATCACAATGTAATTTTGTaagcacatttctttttcttctattcttggcACGGGTATATGGGCTATAAAAACAGTCAACTGACTAACCAAGAATGTTTTAGCACTtgacatatattacatatattctcACTGAATCCCCACCATTAGTCGCACCAGTTTGAGCCCCCAGCATCAGGCTCTACAGTCACCACCCTGCTAGGTATACTGCTGTGGACATGCGTGACCCGTGGAGCCCGGGAGGGGCACCCTCACCTCCATGGAGAATCGGCGCTGGCTCTGCCGTTGTTGATACTGCATGCCAGGAGACAGCTGCTCGGGCTCGTCTGTGCCATCTGTGGGGGAGAACGCGCCTGGTGACAGCCCACAGGACTGAGTGGCATGTCTGAGTGGGACAAGTGTCAGTTCCTACCTCCCACTCAGAGTCTGTGAACAGCCCAGagcacccccaccccttcttcccaATGTCAGTTAGTAAGCAGGGGTCACAGGGAGCCTGGGTGGCCTGACCCTCACCCTCATTCGTCTGAGTGTGGAGCTGGTTGAACTGCTCAGTGAACTCAGCCAATGACTCCTCAATGGTCTCTGGGCGGGGCACGGACAGGGAAAGCCTTCGCTTGAAGTTCTTCATCTTGTTCATGATCAGCAGGGGTCCAAGATGGGTCCtgagacagaggggagaggacAGGGCAATGTGGACAGTCTGGACCCGTGGGAGCCAGGCTCTGCACAGGGCATGATTAGGTCACCCAGACCAGAGCCACAGCTCCGTGACTGCAGGATCTAACCCTGGTCCTTTCTCCAGTGACTCTCAGCTATTTTCTGACCATGAACATCCATCCCCTCCCCTGCATCACAGCATCAATGGCTATAGCTACAGGTTTGCAAGGGGCCACTCCAGACATCCAGCCTCCAGGGGCAGGGGGTCTAGAGATCTCTGGGGTGGGATATCTGAA encodes the following:
- the Cdk18 gene encoding cyclin-dependent kinase 18, producing MNKMKNFKRRLSLSVPRPETIEESLAEFTEQFNQLHTQTNEDGTDEPEQLSPGMQYQQRQSQRRFSMEDLNKRLSLPMDIRLPQEFLQKLQLENPGLPKPLTRMSRRASLSDIGFGKLETYVKLDKLGEGTYATVFKGRSKLTENLVALKEIRLEHEEGAPCTAIREVSLLKDLKHANIVTLHDLIHTDRSLTLVFEYLDSDLKQYLDHCGNLMNMHNVKIFMFQLLRGLAYCHHRKILHRDLKPQNLLINERGELKLADFGLARAKSVPTKTYSNEVVTLWYRPPDVLLGSTEYSTPIDMWGVGCILYEMATGKPLFPGSTVKEELHLIFRLLGTPTEESWPGVTSISEFRAYNFPRYLPQPLLSHAPRLDTEGINLLSSLLLYESKSRMSAEAALNHPYFQSLGDRVHQLHDTASIFSLKEIQLQKDPGYRGLAFQHPGRGKSRRQSIF